In Comamonas koreensis, the genomic stretch GCGAGAAAAACATGGACCCGGTGGCCTATGAAAGAGCCAAGGTGGCGGGTGCGGTGCGTACCGATTTCATTCTGTCTGCAGAAATCATCGCCATCGCGCTGGGCACCGTGGCCAGCAAGCCGCTGTGGGAGCAGTTTGCGGTGCTGGTGGCCGTGGCACTGGCGATCACCGTGTTTGTCTATGGCCTGGTGGCCGGTATTGTGCGCATGGACGATGTGGGCATGTGGCTGATGCGCAAGACCAGTGCCGCAGCCCAGGCCCTGGGCCGGGGCCTGATTGCGTTTACGCCCTGGCTGATGCGTGGCCTGTCGATTGTGGGAACGGCTGCGATGTTCATGGTGGGCGGCAGCTTGCTGGTGCATGGCATGGGCCCGATCGAGCATTGGTTGGAGAGCACCGTAGCCCCGATGGGCGGTGTGGTGGCCATGCTGGCCCCAACGCTGGTGCACGTGGCCGTCGGTGCGGTCATTGGTGGCCTGGTGGTGCTGGCGGTAGAGGCCTGGCACAAGATGCGCGGCCACTGATCGACAGCAACCACGGATGGCTGCTGGCCGCGTCCCTCGGGCGCGGCGCTGCAAGAAGCAGAAGGCGGCATCGCAACAGCGGGCCGCCTTTTTTCATCGCTTGTTTTGTCGGGTTGATCTGGGTCAGGGCAGCCTGGCCCGCATGAGCAGAAGATGCTGAACATGGACGGCAGACAAGGGCCGGTTCCGCAACTTTTCAATCCATGCGAGCAAGATCGCAGCGAGGGCAATGACGATGAAAAAAATGATGTTGGCAGCGGCAGCTGTATATGCAATGGCGTCGGGCGCGGCGATGGCGCAAGAGGCGCAAAGCCCCTGGCAAGTGCGTGTGCGCGCCGTGCATCTGGACAGCGCCAACAAGGACTCCACCGGCCTGGGCCTGTCGATCAATGACAAGACGATTCCCGAAGTGGATGTGAGCTACTTTTTCACGCCCAATATCGCGGCAGAGCTGGTGCTGACCTACCCGCAAAAGCATGACCTGCGCTCGGACGGCGCCAAGATCGGCACGCTCAAGCACCTGCCGCCCAGCCTGCTCGCGCAGTACCACTTCACCAATATGGGCGCCTTCAAGCCCTACCTAGGCGCTGGTGTGAACTACACGCGCTTCTCGAACGTGAACTTTGCACCGGCTGTTGAGGCCGCGCTCGATCCATCGATCAAGAAGAACAGCTTTGGCCCGGCGCTGCAGATCGGCTTTGACTACATGCTGGACAAGCACTGGTCGATCAACGTCGACGTGAAGAAGGTCTACATCAAGACCGATGTGCGCTCGGCCGGCACCAAGGTGGGCACTTTTAAGGTGGATCCTTGGTTGCTGGGTGTGGGTGTGGGCTACCGCTTCTAAACAGGTCCTCATGCCCGCTCCTGGTGATCCAGGAGCCACAGAGCACTGTGTTTGAGCCGCTTGTTGAAAGCGGCTCTTTTTTTGCGTGCGACGGCCCCTCAGACCTTGGCCAGCGCCTGCTCCAGATCGGCCAGCAGGTCATCGACATGCTCGATGCCGACCGACAGGCGCACCATGCCTTCGCTCACGCCGGCTTTCTCCAGCTCTGCGCTGTCCAACTGGCGGTGCGTGGTCGAAGCCGGGTGCGTCGCCAGCGATTTGGCATCGCCAATATTGACCAGGCGGGTGAACAGCTGCAGCGCATCCAGAAAGCGGGCACCGGCGGCGCGCCCTTCGCCGTCTGCGGCATTGAGGCTGAAGGACAGAATGCCCGAGGCGCGGCCGCCCGACTGCTTTTGCAAGGTGGCATGGTCCGGGTGGTCCGGTAGGCCCGCATAGCGCACCCAGGCCACCTTGGGGTGCTTTTGCAGCGTCTCGGCAATCTTTTGCGTGTTCTC encodes the following:
- a CDS encoding DUF808 domain-containing protein, which produces MAGAGLLMLLDDIATLLDDVALMTKTAAGKSTAILDDVATQTKVAVQKTAGVLGDDLALNAEQVTGVKANRELPVVWAVAKGSLKNKVILVPAALLISAFAPWLITPLLMLGGAFLCFEGVEKVLSLFHKPGKQAPHDAVKESEQAAQMGVAPSSVKAASEKNMDPVAYERAKVAGAVRTDFILSAEIIAIALGTVASKPLWEQFAVLVAVALAITVFVYGLVAGIVRMDDVGMWLMRKTSAAAQALGRGLIAFTPWLMRGLSIVGTAAMFMVGGSLLVHGMGPIEHWLESTVAPMGGVVAMLAPTLVHVAVGAVIGGLVVLAVEAWHKMRGH
- a CDS encoding OmpW/AlkL family protein, whose protein sequence is MKKMMLAAAAVYAMASGAAMAQEAQSPWQVRVRAVHLDSANKDSTGLGLSINDKTIPEVDVSYFFTPNIAAELVLTYPQKHDLRSDGAKIGTLKHLPPSLLAQYHFTNMGAFKPYLGAGVNYTRFSNVNFAPAVEAALDPSIKKNSFGPALQIGFDYMLDKHWSINVDVKKVYIKTDVRSAGTKVGTFKVDPWLLGVGVGYRF